Proteins encoded within one genomic window of Natator depressus isolate rNatDep1 chromosome 1, rNatDep2.hap1, whole genome shotgun sequence:
- the LOC141980563 gene encoding olfactory receptor 51G2-like, whose amino-acid sequence MSAVNDTKFRPAVFLLSGIPGQEDVHLWISIPFCLMYVISIVGNSVILFIIKTDPALHEPMYIFLFMLAITDLGLSIATIPTILGIYLFNSREISLDACFTQLFFIHFFQCTESSVLLLMAFDRFIAIRDPLRYGSILTPPRIAKMGLLCVLRGLAVVVPLPLLLKRFRYCQTNVLSHSHCLHHDVMKMACSDITVNSIYGLSAKILTMGFDSLLIFLSYVMILKTVLRIASHAECIRALNTCISHLCAVLLFYTPEIGVSLLYRFGKGSSPLLQILLGYISLLIPPLMNPIVYSVKCKHLRARIIRAFFK is encoded by the coding sequence ATGTCAGCTGTCAATGACACCAAATTCAGACCTGCAGTGTTCCTTCTCAgcgggatacctgggcaggaagaTGTCCATCTCTGGATCTCTATCCCCTTCTGCTTAATGTATGTTATTTCCATAGTAGGAAATTCAGTCATTCtgttcattataaaaacagatccagccctccatgagcccatgtacattttccttttcaTGTTGGCCATCACAGACCTTGGCTTATCAATAGCCACCATACCGACGATACTGGGCATATACTTGTTTAACTCTAGGGAGATCAGCCTCGATGCTTGTTTCacccagctgttcttcatccacttTTTTCAATGTACTGAATCCTCTGTGCTCTTGTTGATGGCCTTTGACCGCTTCATTGCAATTCGTGACCCGCTGAGATATGGCTCTATCTTAACCCCACCGAGAATAGCCAAGATGGGACTGTTGTGTGTGCTAAGAGGGTTGGCTGTAGTAGTCCCACTCCCCCTTCTCCTGAAACGGTTCCGATACTGTCAAACCAATGTCCTCTCCCATTCCCACTGCCTGCACCACGACGTCATGAAGATGGCTTGTTCGGATATCACGGTCAACAGCATCTACGGCTTGTCTGCTAAGATCTTAACTATGGGGTTCGACTCACTGCTCATTTTCCTGTCTTATGTGATGATCCTCAAAACAGTGCTGAGAATCGCTTCCCACGCAGAGTGCATCAGGGCCTTGAACACCTGCATCTCCCACCTGTGTGCCGTCCTGCTCTTCTACACACCAGAGATTGGTGTGTCTCTGTTATACAGATTCGGGAAGGGCTCTTCTCCCTTACTTCAAATTCTCTTGGGCTACATCTCCCTGCTGATCCCGCCCCTGATGAACCCAATAGTTTACAGCGTGAAATGCAAACACCTTCGTGCGAGGATAATCAGGGCATTCTTCAAGTGA
- the LOC141980549 gene encoding olfactory receptor 51G2-like, which translates to MSAVNDTKFSSAVFLLSGIPGQEDVHLWISIPFCLMYVISIVGNSVILFIIKTEPSLHEPMYIFLSMLAITDLALSIATIPTILGIYLFNSREISPDACFAQQFFIHSLSFIESSVLLSMAFDRFIAICDPLRYVSILTPLRIAKMGLVLVLRAVALAFPLPFLLKRFRYCQANVLSHSYCLHQEVMKLACSDITVNSIYGLFIIVSTVGLDSLLILLSYVMILKTVLSITSHAESLRALSTCISHVCAVLIFYIPVIGLSVIHRFGNSSSHFFQILLGYVYLLVPPLMNPIVYSMKSKHLRARIIRVFVK; encoded by the coding sequence ATGTCAGCTGTCAATGACaccaaattcagctctgcagtgttccttctcagcgggatacctgggcaggaagaCGTCCATCTCTGGATCTCTATCCCCTTCTGCTTAATGTATGTTATTTCCATAGTAGGAAATTCAGTCATTCtgttcattataaaaacagaaccaagcctccatgagcccatgtacattttcctttccatgttggccATCACAGACCTTGCCTTATCCATAGCCACCATACCGACGATACTGGGCATATACTTGTTTAACTCTAGGGAAATCAGCCCTGATGCATGTTTTGCTCAGCAGTTCTTCATCCACTCTCTTTCATTCATTGAATCCTCTGTGCTCTTGTCGATGGCCTTTGACCGCTTCATCGCCATCTGTGACCCTCTGAGATATGTTTCCATCTTAACCCCACTGAGAATAGCCAAGATGGGACTGGTGCTTGTGTTAAGAGCGGTGGCCTTAGCATTCCCACTCCCCTTTCTCCTGAAACGGTTCCGATACTGTCAAGCCAATGTCCTTTCCCATTCCTACTGCCTGCACCAGGAGGTCATGAAGTTGGCTTGTTCGGACATCACAGTCAACAGTATCTATGGCTTGTTCATAATAGTCTCCACGGTGGGGTTGGACTCACTGCTCATCCTGCTATCTTACGTGATGATCCTCAAAACAGTGCTTAGCATCACATCCCACGCAGAGAGCCTCAGAGCCTTGAGCACCTGCATCTCCCATGTCTGCGCCGTCCTGATCTTCTACATTCCAGTGATTGGTCTTTCTGTGATACACAGATTTGGGAACAGCTCTTCTCACTTCTTTCAGATTCTCCTGGGCTATGTCTACCTGCTGGTCCCACCACTGATGAATCCAATCGTGTACAGCATGAAAAGCAAACACCTTCGTGCAAGGATAATAAGGGTGTTCGTCAAGTGA